One part of the Candidatus Thorarchaeota archaeon genome encodes these proteins:
- a CDS encoding XRE family transcriptional regulator, producing MEIRISPEIMAVLRNKCGYTVEEIAKKLRIPVEKLEEMEASKRNYTWSQIKKLADIYKVPLIIFFSEKIDDVPSVPDYRINRDKQLKSGVFLAIRRANFLSDEISRISNIESTIPTFEDMPPDELAIRFRAFLEPEPPTTKSTSEILEYYKNLLEKRLQIIIIEYPLKANDVRAFSILSRVSLIVLNESDRPQVRLFSLFHEVAHLLLRKHGICSIDPTHEIDATEKYCNKFAAEFLVPTAKITDSIADKEYFVDQEITKLARKYHVSTQVMMLKLLNLEYISTRQYREFKSRFDVKKIKKSGGRRNWEQTYAKRVGNLVLDKVYDAYRAGVISFFESTKILDVSLKYAAILLG from the coding sequence ATGGAGATCAGAATTTCACCGGAAATTATGGCTGTTCTTAGAAATAAATGTGGATATACAGTTGAGGAAATAGCAAAAAAATTACGAATTCCTGTTGAAAAGTTAGAAGAGATGGAAGCGAGCAAAAGGAATTATACGTGGTCACAGATAAAAAAACTTGCAGACATCTATAAGGTTCCTTTAATCATCTTTTTTTCTGAGAAAATTGACGATGTGCCATCGGTTCCAGATTATCGGATTAATAGGGATAAACAATTAAAATCGGGAGTATTTTTGGCAATTAGACGCGCAAACTTTCTTTCGGATGAAATTAGTAGGATTTCCAATATCGAAAGTACCATTCCTACTTTTGAAGACATGCCCCCAGATGAATTAGCCATTCGATTTCGGGCCTTTTTAGAACCCGAACCTCCTACTACAAAATCAACTTCAGAAATACTTGAATATTACAAAAACCTACTTGAAAAACGGCTACAAATTATTATTATAGAATATCCTCTAAAAGCAAATGATGTAAGAGCTTTCAGTATACTTTCCAGAGTATCACTTATTGTTCTAAATGAGTCAGATAGACCACAGGTCCGTCTATTTTCGCTATTCCACGAAGTGGCCCATCTTCTTTTGAGAAAACATGGTATTTGTTCTATAGATCCAACTCACGAAATTGACGCAACAGAAAAGTACTGTAATAAATTTGCGGCAGAGTTTTTGGTTCCCACTGCCAAGATCACTGATTCAATTGCAGACAAAGAATATTTCGTGGATCAAGAAATTACAAAACTTGCAAGGAAATATCATGTCAGTACTCAAGTTATGATGCTTAAACTCCTTAATCTAGAATATATCTCCACAAGACAATATAGAGAATTCAAATCACGGTTTGATGTGAAGAAAATAAAAAAATCGGGGGGTCGTAGAAACTGGGAACAGACATATGCGAAAAGAGTGGGCAATCTTGTGTTAGATAAGGTATATGACGCATACAGAGCAGGGGTCATCTCCTTCTTCGAATCAACGAAAATACTTGATGTGAGCCTAAAATATGCGGCTATCCTTCTTGGGTGA
- a CDS encoding DUF4411 family protein, with the protein MAGVIYVIDASSIVELFIRYPVDKRHFQVIWQSTNNLVISEQLMSHYEVYRELTEHQTQVSIWCKQHRGLFIELDSDQINLLPDVQAQYDPEYWRRNQLQTGPWADPWIIVLAILLRIRMKSIDETIDVKIVTEENPTKTNNIPKIANHFGIQSLKILDLFDEIC; encoded by the coding sequence TTGGCTGGTGTAATTTACGTCATAGATGCTAGCTCGATAGTTGAATTGTTTATTCGATATCCTGTTGACAAAAGACATTTTCAAGTGATCTGGCAATCAACTAATAATTTGGTTATTTCGGAACAATTAATGTCGCACTATGAAGTATACCGTGAGCTCACTGAGCACCAGACCCAAGTCAGCATATGGTGTAAGCAGCATCGTGGATTATTCATAGAACTTGATTCTGATCAAATTAACCTGTTACCCGATGTTCAAGCACAATATGACCCAGAATATTGGAGACGTAACCAACTACAAACCGGACCTTGGGCCGATCCATGGATAATTGTACTTGCAATTCTATTGAGAATACGAATGAAATCAATTGATGAAACTATAGACGTAAAAATCGTGACTGAGGAGAATCCTACAAAAACAAATAACATCCCTAAAATCGCAAATCACTTCGGTATTCAATCATTAAAAATTCTAGACTTATTTGACGAAATATGTTAA